The following proteins come from a genomic window of Ictalurus furcatus strain D&B chromosome 26, Billie_1.0, whole genome shotgun sequence:
- the LOC128601871 gene encoding tubulin beta-4B chain-like: MREIVHLQAGQCGNQIGAKFWEVISDEHGIDPTGTYHGDSDLQLDRISVYYNEASGGKYVPRAILVDLEPGTMDSVRSGPFGQIFRPDNFVFGQSGAGNNWAKGHYTEGAELVDSVLDVVRKEAESCDCLQGFQLTHSLGGGTGSGMGTLLISKIREEYPDRIMNTFSVVPSPKVSDTVVEPYNATLSVHQLVENTDETYCIDNEALYDICFRTLKLTTPTYGDLNHLVSATMSGVTTCLRFPGQLNADLRKLAVNMVPFPRLHFFMPGFAPLTSRGSQQYRALSVPELTQQMFDAKNMMAACDPRHGRYLTVAAVFRGRMSMKEVDEQMLNVQNKNSSYFVEWIPNNVKTAVCDIPPRGLKMAATFIGNSTAIQELFKRISEQFTAMFRRKAFLHWYTGEGMDEMEFTEAESNMNDLVSEYQQYQDATAEEGEFEEEGEEEAA; this comes from the exons TTCTGGGAGGTGATCAGTGATGAGCATGGCATTGATCCCACTGGAACCTATCACGGAGACAGCGACCTGCAGCTGGACCGCATCAGCGTCTACTACAATGAAGCCTCAG GAGGGAAGTATGTTCCTCGTGCCATCTTGGTGGATCTGGAACCAGGAACCATGGACTCTGTTCGATCTGGACCTTTCGGACAGATCTTCAGACCAGACAACTTTGTCTTTG GCCAGAGTGGTGCTGGGAATAACTGGGCCAAGGGCCACTACACGGAGGGAGCCGAGTTAGTGGACTCCGTCCTGGATGTGGTGCGTAAGGAGGCTGAGAGCTGCGACTGTCTGCAGGGTTTCCAGCTCACCCACTCTCTGGGCGGTGGCACCGGCTCTGGCATGGGCACGCTGCTAATCAGCAAGATTCGTGAAGAATACCCCGACCGTATCATGAACACCTTCAGTGTGGTGCCCTCGCCCAAAGTGTCTGATACAGTGGTGGAACCCTACAACGCCACGCTGTCTGTGCACCAGCTGGTGGAGAACACTGACGAGACCTACTGCATCGACAATGAAGCTCTGTATGACATCTGCTTCCGTACGCTCAAACTGACCACACCCACTTACGGTGATCTGAACCACCTGGTCTCGGCCACCATGAGTGGAGTCACGACTTGCCTCCGCTTCCCGGGGCAGCTGAATGCCGATTTGCGCAAGCTGGCCGTCAACATGGTGCCGTTCCCACGTCTCCACTTCTTCATGCCTGGTTTTGCACCCTTGACCAGCAGGGGGAGTCAGCAGTACCGCGCCCTTTCCGTCCCTGAACTGACACAGCAGATGTTCGACGCGAAGAACATGATGGCTGCCTGTGACCCGCGTCATGGCCGTTACCTCACCGTCGCAGCCGTGTTCCGCGGACGCATGTCCATGAAGGAGGTCGACGAGCAGATGCTCAACGTCCAAAACAAGAACAGCAGCTACTTTGTGGAATGGATCCCCAACAACGTCAAAACGGCCGTGTGCGACATCCCGCCTCGTGGCCTCAAGATGGCCGCCACCTTCATCGGCAACAGCACGGCAATCCAGGAGCTGTTCAAGCGCATCTCTGAGCAGTTCACTGCCATGTTCAGGAGAAAGGCCTTCCTCCACTGGTACACAGGAGAAGGAATGGATGAGATGGAGTTTACCGAGGCTGAGAGCAACATGAACGACCTGGTCTCCGAGTACCAGCAGTACCAGGATGCTACCGCCGAGGAGGGAGAGTTCGAGGAAGAGGGTGAAGAAGAGGCCGCCTAA